One segment of Rubripirellula amarantea DNA contains the following:
- a CDS encoding PEP-CTERM sorting domain-containing protein yields the protein MKPLQLLTLLFMSTCMTLNASAEVIFSDDFSGYTDNDPAAEPWTGPNTVVGGRMFADDVVADVTSYDFEGRFANPNNYGQITSGTVFAGFDLEFGDGLSTGGQYFTFFGDRSSTSIFDYKSRVVVKSSLNGASERIFDLGIYNGNFGDTQYLGLELLPGETYRVVQGYDFTTGVSSLSVNNGPSALTVGADPGNGSPIGGFGLRSPSASTGERYFDNMIVATTYNEAFTVSAVPEPSTALLGLVGLVGMAWVKRRRSVKAKANATAA from the coding sequence ATGAAACCACTGCAGCTATTAACACTGTTGTTCATGTCCACATGCATGACTCTTAACGCTTCAGCCGAGGTCATCTTTTCAGACGACTTCTCTGGCTACACTGACAATGACCCTGCCGCGGAGCCCTGGACAGGCCCCAACACCGTCGTAGGTGGTCGCATGTTCGCTGATGACGTAGTCGCAGATGTTACGTCCTACGACTTTGAAGGTCGATTCGCAAATCCGAACAACTACGGGCAAATTACCAGTGGAACCGTCTTCGCAGGCTTCGACCTTGAATTTGGCGATGGCCTGAGCACGGGTGGACAGTACTTCACGTTCTTCGGCGATCGCAGTAGCACTAGTATCTTTGACTACAAGTCTCGAGTCGTAGTCAAATCATCGCTCAATGGTGCATCAGAAAGGATTTTCGACCTGGGAATCTACAACGGCAACTTCGGCGATACACAATATCTTGGGCTCGAACTCCTGCCGGGCGAGACCTATCGCGTGGTGCAAGGATATGACTTCACGACCGGAGTTTCATCCTTAAGCGTGAATAATGGCCCGAGCGCTTTAACAGTTGGAGCCGACCCAGGAAATGGCAGCCCAATTGGTGGTTTCGGCTTGCGATCGCCAAGTGCGTCAACGGGCGAACGGTACTTTGACAACATGATTGTTGCCACCACGTACAACGAGGCCTTTACCGTTTCGGCAGTACCAGAGCCATCTACAGCGTTGCTCGGTCTTGTCGGCTTGGTCGGTATGGCATGGGTGAAACGTCGGCGGTCAGTGAAGGCAAAAGCCAACGCGACTGCAGCGTAG
- a CDS encoding beta-propeller domain-containing protein gives MRHLLVVLSLAISAIAFAEPTPLILVSASYQKNLIALCELDGTVIWQYETAGPDGGHAGHHEVQMLDSGNILFHDDWNVVKEITLAGEEVWRYESNDVHAFTRLADGNTMIAESGNDRIILVSPEGKIISQTPLGKEGRSKTRQAEVLDSGNYLVCAEGPGTVTEYSPDGTIVWEYKIGTRVYGAIRLKNGNTLINSGSGNSIVEVAADKTIVWEANQKIPGTDVSLHWTACLEELPNGHVVIDNCHAGPDNPQLIELDRNRNVVWQFNEFDLVGNGMACFDYVDAEQADQIRRLVAATNK, from the coding sequence ATGCGTCACCTTCTCGTTGTCCTTTCACTGGCAATCTCAGCCATTGCATTTGCTGAACCCACGCCGCTGATTTTGGTGAGCGCTTCGTATCAGAAGAATCTCATAGCGTTATGCGAACTTGACGGCACGGTGATTTGGCAATACGAAACGGCGGGGCCAGATGGAGGTCACGCAGGCCATCATGAAGTTCAGATGCTCGACAGCGGTAACATTCTCTTTCACGACGATTGGAATGTTGTGAAGGAGATAACGTTGGCTGGTGAAGAAGTTTGGCGCTATGAAAGTAACGATGTTCACGCATTCACTCGGCTAGCAGACGGGAACACGATGATTGCGGAGTCCGGCAATGACCGGATCATATTGGTTAGTCCAGAGGGTAAGATCATTAGCCAAACTCCTCTTGGCAAAGAGGGGCGAAGCAAGACGCGACAGGCCGAAGTGCTCGACAGTGGAAACTACTTGGTTTGCGCCGAAGGTCCGGGAACGGTAACTGAGTATTCGCCGGACGGTACCATCGTTTGGGAATACAAAATCGGGACGCGAGTCTATGGTGCAATTCGACTCAAGAATGGGAATACCTTGATCAATTCAGGCTCTGGTAATTCGATTGTCGAAGTGGCAGCCGACAAGACAATCGTCTGGGAAGCAAATCAAAAAATTCCCGGTACGGATGTCTCGCTGCACTGGACTGCATGTTTGGAAGAGTTGCCCAATGGCCACGTCGTCATCGACAATTGTCATGCGGGGCCAGACAACCCGCAACTAATCGAGTTAGATCGGAATCGCAATGTCGTTTGGCAGTTCAACGAATTTGACCTCGTCGGCAATGGCATGGCATGTTTCGATTACGTCGATGCTGAGCAAGCCGATCAAATACGACGACTGGTCGCTGCTACAAACAAGTGA
- a CDS encoding 3-keto-disaccharide hydrolase, with the protein MPRLCLSFLLCASFCNCLVLSSSALSDDATWNTLFDGKSLEGWEQVGGEGESKWEVQDGEIRGSGSASMLVSTSGSYKNFRYRAEVKINEGGNSGLYFRTTERPGFMDGYEAQIDSTHTDPIRTGSLYGLCHVYNQLVKPDTWFSYELEVRDDNWRGRDITRIKVTVDGSELYEYLDFEKTFKEGCFAFQQHDPGSRVSIRRVEVQLLP; encoded by the coding sequence ATGCCTCGACTTTGTTTATCTTTCTTGCTTTGTGCTTCGTTTTGCAATTGCTTGGTTCTCAGTTCTTCCGCCCTATCCGATGACGCAACGTGGAATACGTTGTTCGATGGAAAGTCACTAGAGGGTTGGGAGCAGGTTGGCGGTGAAGGCGAAAGCAAGTGGGAGGTTCAGGACGGCGAGATCCGCGGATCAGGTAGCGCTTCGATGTTGGTATCCACCAGTGGCAGTTACAAGAACTTCCGCTATCGCGCCGAAGTTAAGATCAATGAGGGAGGAAACTCAGGGCTGTACTTTCGCACCACCGAGCGTCCTGGATTCATGGATGGCTACGAAGCTCAAATTGACAGCACTCATACCGACCCGATTCGAACTGGATCGCTATACGGTCTTTGTCATGTCTACAACCAGTTAGTTAAACCCGATACATGGTTTTCCTATGAACTTGAAGTGCGAGATGACAATTGGCGTGGTCGCGACATAACGCGAATCAAGGTCACGGTCGATGGTAGCGAGTTGTACGAGTACCTTGATTTTGAAAAGACCTTCAAAGAAGGTTGCTTCGCCTTTCAGCAACATGACCCCGGTAGTCGCGTGAGCATCCGCAGGGTTGAAGTCCAGTTACTTCCCTAG